Within the Gracilinema caldarium DSM 7334 genome, the region GAAAGGACAAAACCAATTACCGAACCTATCATTCCCAAAATAAGGGTTTCTATAAGGGTCTGTATCAGCATACTCCTTGATGTAGCACCCAGAGACCGCTGAATCGCAATAGATCGGGTTCTTCGGGATACCCGGCCAATCATCAAATTAAAAATATTTATCGATGCTGCTATTCCAACAGCACTGGCCATGAGGGCTAAAAGAGAAAGGATTTTAAGCCGTTTATCCAAATCTTTTTTAATTTTACTAATCTGAGTTTCGGCGACGACCTTATTTGCACCATATAGTTTAGTATAGAAAGCCTCTAAATTACGGGACACCATCGCAATATCCGCTCCCTTCCGGGCGGTAAAGGAGAGTTCCCCTACGCGACCAAAAAAGATCGCATTCGCCCCTCCACCGGCACCACCAGTCCGAGCTGTGCCTTCTCTCGTTGGCACGAATATTAATTCATCAAAAGAAACCGGTAAGCCCTCGGTACTGTAAGCATAGGGGACAAGCACACCAACAATTGTATATATTCTACCATTTAATCGAATTTTCTTATTCAGTACCTGTTTATCAGCATAAAGTTTTTTAGCCAACTCAGCTCCAACGACCGCTACCGCATTACTCTGGGTTACATCGCGGTCATCAAAAAGGATTCCTTCCTGAACCTTAAGCTCATAGGCAGTAAAAAAGGAAGCACTCGCCATATATCCTTGAACCTGTTCTAGAAGGGGGGTATCAACAACCTGCATGGCAGTATCCTGGTTTACACCCATCAGCTCAGGGGGCTCAAAGCCTCCTACCCCACCGGGACCAGCTCCAGGTCCTGAACCTGCAGCCGCACCGCCACCAAACGTAGTTGTGGTAAACCTCATATACCGTGCCTGATAGGACGCAATGATATCAGGATTATCTTCGAGAATCCTGGGCACATCCTGGAGATTAAAACGCACCGGCTCACTGGCAGTTGTATCAATTCGTACCGCCGCTTCACCGGTCCCCATAGCCTGGAACTGTCCCTTAACCGTAATTTGCCGGGCCTGAGGTTGTTGAGTAAATCGATCAAATACCTTATTGTAAGAACCGATAAGTGAGATAATCCCCGCAAGAATGGCTGTCGCCAAAGCAATACCCATAACAGCCAAAAGAGAGTCGCCCCAATGGATCCTGATTTGTCGCCAACTCAATTTAAATTTGTCCATGGCTCACGCTCCACAATCTGTTCGATACCTCCATCCTTAAGTTTCACCGTTCGAGATCCCTGGGCCCCTAATGTTTCATCATGGGTTACCATAACAATGGTCATACCTTCCTGATTCAGCTGATGCAGAATTTCCATAATTTCAGCGCCTTGATCAGAAGGCAAGTTACCTGTCGGTTCGTCAGCTAATAAAAAACCCGGATCATTGGCTAATGAACGGGCTATGGCAACCCGCTGCTGCTCACCACCCGATAGGGTAGTTGGCCGAGCATGAAGCCTGTGGGAAAGCCCCATCCGTTCAAGAAGCTCCTGAGCTCGTAGTTTCCGTTGCGTTAAAGAGACCCCAGCATATCCCATAGGAAG harbors:
- a CDS encoding ABC transporter permease, which codes for MDKFKLSWRQIRIHWGDSLLAVMGIALATAILAGIISLIGSYNKVFDRFTQQPQARQITVKGQFQAMGTGEAAVRIDTTASEPVRFNLQDVPRILEDNPDIIASYQARYMRFTTTTFGGGAAAGSGPGAGPGGVGGFEPPELMGVNQDTAMQVVDTPLLEQVQGYMASASFFTAYELKVQEGILFDDRDVTQSNAVAVVGAELAKKLYADKQVLNKKIRLNGRIYTIVGVLVPYAYSTEGLPVSFDELIFVPTREGTARTGGAGGGANAIFFGRVGELSFTARKGADIAMVSRNLEAFYTKLYGANKVVAETQISKIKKDLDKRLKILSLLALMASAVGIAASINIFNLMIGRVSRRTRSIAIQRSLGATSRSMLIQTLIETLILGMIGSVIGFVLSFPIAKIVQSILEKSQLRGMVLPQRFDLSFEVSVMAIVIACLFAVPAAFTAANTDIVDALREE
- a CDS encoding ABC transporter ATP-binding protein produces the protein MLQLSNITKAWNTGTRQVVGLRNINLDIERGEFVTIMGPSGSGKSTLLHIIGLLDSPSDGVYRIEGRDVMGLRDVELSRIRNRHFGFVFQKFHLLPELTAMENVMLPMGYAGVSLTQRKLRAQELLERMGLSHRLHARPTTLSGGEQQRVAIARSLANDPGFLLADEPTGNLPSDQGAEIMEILHQLNQEGMTIVMVTHDETLGAQGSRTVKLKDGGIEQIVEREPWTNLN